In a genomic window of Pangasianodon hypophthalmus isolate fPanHyp1 chromosome 19, fPanHyp1.pri, whole genome shotgun sequence:
- the pln gene encoding cardiac phospholamban, translating into MEKVQHITRAAIRRASTMEVPQQAKQNMQNLFVNFCLILICLLLIYIIVLLISFHV; encoded by the coding sequence ATGGAGAAGGTGCAGCACATAACCCGTGCGGCCATCAGGAGGGCGTCCACCATGGAGGTTCCACAGCAGGCTAAGCAGAACATGCAGAACCTCTTCGTCAACTTCTGCCTCATCCTCATCTGCCTGCTGCTCATCTACATCATCGTCTTGCTAAT